A stretch of the Solanum dulcamara chromosome 6, daSolDulc1.2, whole genome shotgun sequence genome encodes the following:
- the LOC129893131 gene encoding defensin-like protein, with translation MARSVCFMAFLVLAMMLFVAYEVQAQQICKSVSQKFKGICVTNYPCRKVCLTEGFTDGHCSKLQRRCLCTKICALQISNKEITLGEEVEINLGEEEKILSEDVLDEEIMME, from the exons ATGGCTCGCTCCGTTTGCTTCATGGCATTTCTTGTCTTGGCAATGATGCTCTTTGTTGCCTATG AGGTGCAAGCTCAGCAAATTTGCAAATCAGTAAGCCAAAAATTCAAAGGAATATGTGTTACCAACTATCCATGTAGAAAAGTTTGTCTCACTGAGGGGTTTACAGATGGTCATTGTAGCAAACTCCAAAGAAGGTGCCTATGCACTAAGATTTGTGCACTTCAGATTTCAAATAAAGAAATAACTTTGGGTGAGGAAGTTGAAATAAATTTGGGTGAGGAAGAAAAAATTCTAAGTGAAGATGTGCTTGATGAAGAGATTATGATGGAGTAA
- the LOC129893134 gene encoding defensin-like protein produces the protein MARSICLMTLVVLAMMIFVAYEVQAQKNQQICKTVSQTFKGVCIINYPCRKACLKEKFTDGHCSKLQRRCLCTKLCVFENISSEVKTTLVEEAKTLGEALLEEEIMME, from the exons ATGGCTCGTTCCATTTGCTTAATGACATTAGTGGTCTTGGCAATGATGATCTTTGTTGCCTATG AGGTGCAAGCTCAGAAGAATCAGCAAATTTGCAAAACAGTAAGTCAAACTTTCAAAGGAGTATGTATTATCAACTATCCATGTAGAAAAGCTTGTCTCAAGGAGAAGTTCACAGATGGACATTGTAGCAAACTCCAAAGAAGGTGCCTATGCACTAAGCTTTGTGTATTTGAGAAtatttcaagtgaagttaaaaCAACTTTGGTTGAGGAAGCAAAAACTCTAGGGGAAGCTTTGCTTGAAGAAGAGATTATGATGGAGTAA
- the LOC129893135 gene encoding EG45-like domain containing protein has protein sequence MIASSCYGYQDNGVMIAAASDTIWGNRAACGRMYRVTCTGPTNQGVPQPCTGTSVVVKVVDYCPPGCRGTIDLSQEAFSQIANIDAGKIKINFNQI, from the exons ATGATAG CCTCATCATGTTATGGATATCAAGACAATGGAGTAATGATAGCTGCAGCAAGTGATACAATATGGGGAAATAGGGCAGCATGTGGAAGAATGTATAGAGTAACTTGTACTGGTCCTACTAATCAAGGTGTTCCACAGCCTTGTACTGGAACAAGTGTTGTTGTTAAAGTTGTAGATTATTGTCCTCCTGGATGTAGAGGAACAATTGATCTTTCTCAAGAAGCATTTTCCCAAATTGCCAATATAGATGCTGGAAAAATCAAGATTAATTTTAATCA GATCTAA
- the LOC129893133 gene encoding defensin-like protein: MARSVCFMAFLVLAMMLFVAYEVQAQQICKSVSQKFKGICITNYPCRKVCLTEGFTDGHCSKLQRRCLCTKLCSSSTKNICALKKVSNEVKTSLDEEAKTLSEDVLEEEIMME, translated from the exons ATGGCTCGCTCCGTTTGCTTCATGGCATTTCTTGTCTTGGCAATGATGCTCTTTGTTGCCTATG AGGTGCAAGCTCAGCAAATTTGCAAATCAGTAAGCCAAAAATTCAAAGGAATATGTATTACCAACTATCCATGTAGAAAAGTTTGTCTCACTGAGGGGTTTACAGATGGTCATTGTAGCAAACTCCAAAGAAGGTGCCTATGCACAAAGCTTTGTAGCAGTAGCACTAAGAATATTTGTGCACTTAAGAAAGTTTCAAATGAAGTTAAAACAAGTTTGGATGAGGAAGCAAAAACTCTAAGTGAAGATGTGCTTGAGGAAGAGATTATGATGGAGTAA